In the genome of Mucilaginibacter sp. 14171R-50, the window AAACAATAGATGAGCAATTGTTTGCAAGTAAAGATACTACTACCGCAAGTTACAAATCATTAAAAGCAGAGCGAAACGACCAGGTAACCATCCGTAAGGCAAGCAGTACCACACGCGAGGATAAACTGGTTGGCTTTACTATACTCAGCGATATTTTTTTGAAACTGATAAAAATGATAGTAGCCCCGCTGGTATTTACAACACTTGTGGTAGGGGTTGCCAAGGTAGGCGATATAAAGGCGGTTGGCCGCATTGGCGGTAAAACGCTTCTTTGGTTTCTAAGCGCCACACTTGTATCGTTACTATTGGGTATGGTGCTGGTTAATTTTTTTAAACCGGGCGAAGCTATGCATTTACCACTGCCAGACAGCCATCTTTCTACCGGCATACAAAAAACTGCCCTATCGCTACGCGATTTTATAGGCCACGTTTTCCCAACAAGCTTTATCGAGGCCATGGCCACTAACGAAATATTGCAGATAGTTGTATTCTCGCTGTTTTTTGGTGTAGGCACGGCCGCAATTGGCGAAAAAGGCCATATTGTTATAAAAGCTATGGATGCCTTTGCCCATGTAATATTAAAAATAACCGGGTACGTAATGCAACTTGCGCCTTTGGCGGTATTTGGCGCTATTACCGCGGTGGTTGCCAAACAAGGCCTTGGCATATTATCAACCTATGCCATATTCATCGGCGAGTTTTATTTTTCGCTGGTGATACTTTGGCTGGTTATTATCCTGGCTGGGGTCGTAGTTATTAAAGGCCGTGCCTTTAAGCTGGTTGGCCGTATTAAAGATGCCATGCTGATAGCTTTCGGCACTTCTACAAGCGAGGCAGCTTATCCCAAGGTGCTGCTGGAGCTTGAGCGTTTTGGCTGCAACAATAAGATAGTGAGCTTTGTACTGCCGCTGGGGTATTCATTCAACCTGGACGGCTCTATGATGTATATGACCTTCGCATCGCTGTTTTTGGCGCAATCATATAATATCCACCTTTCGTTTGAGCACCAGTTATCCATGCTGCTTATTCTGATGCTTACCAGTAAGGGTATTGCAGGTGTACCGCGTGCATCGCTGGTAGTAATTGCCGGTACTATAGCCATGTTCAACATTCCTGAAGCCGGTTTGGCTCTGCTGATTGGTATAGATCCATTGCTGGATATGGGCCGCTCTGCAACCAACGTTTTGGGCAATGCCATGGCTACCGCAGTAGTTAGCAAATGGGAGGGAGAACTTGAACCCGGTAATGATTGATTGATTTCGGGAAGTGATAACTGGTGATTACTTTTGCAATCCAAAATTTGAATATGTAACGGTAACACTACCATCTTATTCTTTAATTCATTAAATCACAAATAATCATTCATGACTACGCAATCAAAAAAAATATTCCTGTTCGCAAGCATTATAGTGCCGTTTCTGTTGTATTGTATTTACTATTACGGCATGATACTTAAGAACGCCCCTTATAAGTTTTCGGAGTTCGAATCGATGCAGTTTGAATATGGCTATGGCGATACCCTGCTAAACAAATACGATTCTAAAACCGGCGACTACCAATATGTTAACAAGCGCGATTCGGTTATCAAAATGAAGCTAAGGCTCAGCAAGAACGAGTTGCTGTACCTGCATCGCAAGGCTGCCGACCTGGGCTTTTGGGATTTCCCGGCTAAAGAGCTCAACCCTTCGGTAAAAGGCAGGGTGCCACGTTTTGTTACCCAGTTCAACTATCAGCATAAAAGCAAAAAGGTTGTGTACGACGCCTCGTACGATGGCCCCGAAAAATTAGTTGACGCTAACCAGCGCCTGCTTAAAGAAATCCAGAAGGTGTTGAATGAAGCCGAAGCACGCCAAAGAAATAACAAATGAAAAACTACCTGGTAATATTTTTTATTGCTGTATCGTTTTCTGCTTCTGCACAGCAAATGTCTTATAGCGACTGGAAAATACAGGCTCAGCAGGACATACGTTTATTGCCTGAATACGGTCATAAACAGAAAAATAAAGATCAGATTGATGAAGATACCAAGCTGATAGCCGAATCGCTTAAGCAAGATGGTACAGCCCGCAAAGCATCTGAACATTTAATTCAACTGGGGTTTAAATATTTATACCAGGGCGACCTTAAAACCGCCATGTACAGGTTTAACCAGGCGTATTTATTAGATGCCCGAAATGAAAATATTTACTGGGGTTATGGCGCGATTTATAGCTATTTAGGCGACCCTGGCGCTTCTTTAGAACAATATAATAAAGGATTGGCCATTAACGCCAACAACACAAACCTGCTTACAGATAAGGGTACGATTTATTTAATGATGTACCAGCAAGAGGAAGGCAAAGACCATAAAAAACTCGATACTGCTATACAACTTCTCCAAAAGTCATATAGTGTCGATCCAAAAAACATGAATACTACTTTTAAGCTTTCGGTATGCAGTTTTTTAAACCGCGATTGCAGCAATGCCTGGAAATATTACAATGAGTGTAAGCAACTTGGAGGGCAGCCTATAACCGACGATTATACCGCGGCCTTAAAAAGCCAGTGCAATAATTAATTAACACATTGCTTTTGTTAAAAACTATCCATATATTTGCACCTCAAAATTTAAAACAATAATTAATTAACAATGTACGCAATAGTAAGTATAGCCGGACAGCAATTTAAAGTTGCAAAAGACCAGCAGATCTTTGTACACCGCTTACAGGGAGATGAAGGCGCTAGTATTGAATTTGACAATGTGTTGTTAGCAGAAAACGAAGGTAAATTCAAATTAGGCTCTGATTTGAATGGCGCTAAAGTATCAGCTAAGATCGTGTCGCATTTAAAAGGTGATAAAGTAATTATCTTTAAAAAGAAACGCAGAAAAGGTTACCAGAAAAGAAATGGTCACCGTCAGCAATTTACCAAGATCGAGATCACCGGTATAACATTATAATTAAATTTTAACCGACTCGATTTCATCAGGGTCACAAAAAGAAATTAAGAAATGGCACACAAAAAAGGGGCCGGTAGTTCAAGAAACGGCCGCGAATCACATAGCAAACGTTTAGGTATCAAAATTTTCGGTGGTCAGCCAGCTATTGCAGGTAACATCATTGTTCGCCAGCGTGGTACCAAACATAACCCGGGCCTTAACGTAGGTATCGGTAAAGATCATACCTTATTTGCATTAGCTGCAGGCCAGGTTATATTCAAAAAGAAAGCAGATAACCGTTCATACGTTTCTGTTATCCCTTTTGAAACCGCTCCGGTTGCAGAAGATGCAGCACCAAAAGCATCTGCTAAAGCCGAGGCTAAAGCGGTTGAAGCACCTGTTGCAGCGGCAGAAGTAGCTGAAGAAGCTCCTAAAGCTAAAAAAGCGGCAGCGCCAAAAGCAAAGAAAGAAGCAGCACCTGATGCTGAAGAAGTTCCTGCTGAATAATTAAAGCAGTAAGCTCAAAATATAAAAGCCCTTATCAAATGATAAGGGCTTTTTTGGTGGTTGATTTTCCTTCCCCATGTCATTGCGAGGAGCGATAGCGACGTGGCAATCCTCTACATGCATGTAGTCGACTTTTCAATTGAATATTGCCACGCTGCGCTCGCAATGACGGTTGGCTTTATGTTTTAGTAATAAAAATATCGATGGGTTTAAACCCATCGATATGAATAGTTATTATGCCAATATCTACTCCAATATCACCTTTTTGAAATACCAGCCATCGGCATCAATTACCGGGATGGTTTTACTTTCAATTGTAATTCCTTTTTTGGTTAAGGTCATCCGTTTAGTACCCGTATCAGTGGTTACATCTACCGGCAGGTCCATATCGATGTTTAGCAACATGATCAGGTATTTATCACGCGGCCTGGCCTTCACACTTACTTCCAGTTTATTGGTAGTACGTAAATACATATCAAACAATGGTTTAAGCGATTTTCCGTAAGCTTTGCTGAAGTATTGCTCTACATCATCAGTAACATTCTGATGGTCG includes:
- the rplU gene encoding 50S ribosomal protein L21; the encoded protein is MYAIVSIAGQQFKVAKDQQIFVHRLQGDEGASIEFDNVLLAENEGKFKLGSDLNGAKVSAKIVSHLKGDKVIIFKKKRRKGYQKRNGHRQQFTKIEITGITL
- a CDS encoding dicarboxylate/amino acid:cation symporter is translated as MQKSKLTLYIFLALILGVIAGYIYNATVINNINTKINTADVNIKTIDEQLFASKDTTTASYKSLKAERNDQVTIRKASSTTREDKLVGFTILSDIFLKLIKMIVAPLVFTTLVVGVAKVGDIKAVGRIGGKTLLWFLSATLVSLLLGMVLVNFFKPGEAMHLPLPDSHLSTGIQKTALSLRDFIGHVFPTSFIEAMATNEILQIVVFSLFFGVGTAAIGEKGHIVIKAMDAFAHVILKITGYVMQLAPLAVFGAITAVVAKQGLGILSTYAIFIGEFYFSLVILWLVIILAGVVVIKGRAFKLVGRIKDAMLIAFGTSTSEAAYPKVLLELERFGCNNKIVSFVLPLGYSFNLDGSMMYMTFASLFLAQSYNIHLSFEHQLSMLLILMLTSKGIAGVPRASLVVIAGTIAMFNIPEAGLALLIGIDPLLDMGRSATNVLGNAMATAVVSKWEGELEPGND
- the rpmA gene encoding 50S ribosomal protein L27, which gives rise to MAHKKGAGSSRNGRESHSKRLGIKIFGGQPAIAGNIIVRQRGTKHNPGLNVGIGKDHTLFALAAGQVIFKKKADNRSYVSVIPFETAPVAEDAAPKASAKAEAKAVEAPVAAAEVAEEAPKAKKAAAPKAKKEAAPDAEEVPAE
- a CDS encoding tetratricopeptide repeat protein — its product is MKNYLVIFFIAVSFSASAQQMSYSDWKIQAQQDIRLLPEYGHKQKNKDQIDEDTKLIAESLKQDGTARKASEHLIQLGFKYLYQGDLKTAMYRFNQAYLLDARNENIYWGYGAIYSYLGDPGASLEQYNKGLAINANNTNLLTDKGTIYLMMYQQEEGKDHKKLDTAIQLLQKSYSVDPKNMNTTFKLSVCSFLNRDCSNAWKYYNECKQLGGQPITDDYTAALKSQCNN